In Nocardioides daphniae, the DNA window AGGTGCCGATCAGTCCTGCGTGACCCGGTGCACCTTGTGGTTCGCGGCCTGGGCGCGCGGGCGTACGACGAGCTCGTCGACGTTGACGTGCGCCGGGAGGGAGGCGATCCAGCGGACCGTCTCGGCGATGTCCTCGGCCACCAGCGGGTCGGGGACGCCGTCGTAGACCGCGTCGGCCGCCGACTGGTCGCCGCCGTAACGGACCAGCGAGAACTCGGGCGTGTGCACCATGCCGGGGGCCACCTCGGAGATGCGGACCGGCTCGCCGCACAGCTCCAGGCGCAGGGTCTGGGTGACGGCCTTGGCGCCGTGCTTGGCGGCGACGTAGCCGGCACCGTTCTCGTAGACCACGCGCCCGGCCACCGAGCCGAGCGTCACGATGAGGGCGTCGCCACTCGCCCGCAACGCCGGGAGCAGGGCCTGGGTGACCCGCAGCAGGCCGACGACGTTGACGTCGAACATCTGCTTCCACTGCTCGGGGTCAGCCGACTCGACCGGGTCGTTGCCGAAGGCGCCACCGGCGTTGTTGACCAGCACGTGCACCACCGGGCCGCAGGCCTGCGCCAGGGCCGCGACGGAGTCGGCGTCGGTGACGTCGCACGCCACGGCGGTGCCGCTGATCTCGGCGGCGACCTCGGCGATGCGCTCGACGCGACGGGCGGCGCAGACGACGTGGAAGCCGTCGGCCGCCAGCGCCCGGGCGGTCGCGGCGCCGATGCCGCTGCCGGCGCCGGTCACGACGGCGACGCGCGTGCCCGACTCGGTCACGCTGGCCGGGACGCTGGTGGGAACGTTCTCGGGGGTCATGCACCGCATTGTTCCACCGGCGGTGGCAGGATCGGCGCCCGTGACCATCATCGCGGCAGCAGACGGATCAGCACTCGGCAACCCGGGACCGGCGGGCTGGGCCTGGTATGTCGACCCGACCCACTGGGCCTCGGGCGGCTGGCCGCACGGCACCAACAACATGGGCGAGCTGATGGCGGTGCTCGACCTGCTCCAGCAGACCGCCCACCTCGACGAGCCGCTGCACGTCATCTGCGACAGCAACTACGTCATCAACTCGATCACCAAGTGGATGGCCGGCTGGAAGCGCAAGGGCTGGAAGAAGGGTGACGGCAAGCCCGTCATGAACGTCGACCTGATGAAGGCGCTCGACGCCGCCATGCAGGGCCGCCAGGTCACCTTCGAGTGGGTCAAGGGCCACTCCGGCCACCCGCTCAACGAGGAGGCCGACGCCCTGGCCAACGCGGCCGCGGTGGCGTACAAGGAGGGCCGCACGCCCGAGGCCGGTCCGGGGTACCCCGACGCCACCACCGACCACCCGGCTGCGCAGGTCAGTCAGGCGAGCCAAGCCAACCAGCCGGTCGCCGAGGAGGACCTCTTCACGGCCCTCGAGGAGCCCGAGCAGCCGGAGCAGCCCGAGGGCGACGCCGTCAGCGAGGTGCTCGCGTACGAGCGGGCCCTGCTCTCCGACGAGGTGCGCAACGACCCGGTGAGCCTGGCTGCCCACCTGCACGCCGACTGGAGCCTGGTCGGCGACTCCGGCCACGTCTGGAGCCGTGAGGACTGGCTCGACAGGGTCGCCGCCGTCGGCCCTGTCGAGGTCGAGGTGCTGCGCGCCGAGCAGGTCGACGACCACACGGTGCTGCTGGTGTGGCGTGGCCACGACGCCTCGGGGAGCGCCGTGCACAGCACCTGGTGGGTCCGCCCGGGGCGGCGGTGGGTGCAGCGTTTCCACCACGTGTCCCGCACCTC includes these proteins:
- a CDS encoding SDR family oxidoreductase, with protein sequence MTPENVPTSVPASVTESGTRVAVVTGAGSGIGAATARALAADGFHVVCAARRVERIAEVAAEISGTAVACDVTDADSVAALAQACGPVVHVLVNNAGGAFGNDPVESADPEQWKQMFDVNVVGLLRVTQALLPALRASGDALIVTLGSVAGRVVYENGAGYVAAKHGAKAVTQTLRLELCGEPVRISEVAPGMVHTPEFSLVRYGGDQSAADAVYDGVPDPLVAEDIAETVRWIASLPAHVNVDELVVRPRAQAANHKVHRVTQD
- a CDS encoding ribonuclease HI family protein — its product is MTIIAAADGSALGNPGPAGWAWYVDPTHWASGGWPHGTNNMGELMAVLDLLQQTAHLDEPLHVICDSNYVINSITKWMAGWKRKGWKKGDGKPVMNVDLMKALDAAMQGRQVTFEWVKGHSGHPLNEEADALANAAAVAYKEGRTPEAGPGYPDATTDHPAAQVSQASQANQPVAEEDLFTALEEPEQPEQPEGDAVSEVLAYERALLSDEVRNDPVSLAAHLHADWSLVGDSGHVWSREDWLDRVAAVGPVEVEVLRAEQVDDHTVLLVWRGHDASGSAVHSTWWVRPGRRWVQRFHHVSRTSG